A single window of Phyllostomus discolor isolate MPI-MPIP mPhyDis1 chromosome 13, mPhyDis1.pri.v3, whole genome shotgun sequence DNA harbors:
- the IL12B gene encoding interleukin-12 subunit beta — protein sequence MHQQQLVLSCLSLVFLASPLLAIWELEKDVYVVELDWYPDAPGETVILTCDTPEEDNITWSSDESSDVLGSGKNLTIQVKEFGDAGQYTCHKGGEVLSHFLLLLHKSEDGIWSTDILKDQKEPKNKTFLKCEAKNYSGHFTCWWLTAISTDLKFSVKSSRGSSEPRGVTCGAATLSAEKVRVDHREYRKYTVECQEDSACPAAEERLPIELVVDAVHKLKYENYTSSFFIRDIIKPDPPKNLQVKPLKNSRQVEVSWEYPDTWSTPHSYFSLTFSLQVQGKNKREKKDRPFVDKTSAHITCHKDAVIRVQARDRYYNSPWSEWASVSCS from the exons TTTATGTTGTAGAATTGGACTGGTATCCTGATGCCCCTGGAGAAACAGTGATCCTCACCTGCGATACCCCTGAAGAAGACAACATCACCTGGAGCTCGGACGAGAGCAGTGATGTCTTAGGCTCTGGCAAAAACTTGACCATCCAAGTCAAGGAGTTTGGAGACGCTGGCCAGTACACCTGTCACAAGGGAGGCGAGGTTCTCAGccattttctccttctgcttCACAAAAGCGAAGATGGAATTTGGTCCACTGATATTTTAAAGGACCAGAAAG AACCCAAAAATAAgacctttctaaaatgtgaagcAAAGaattattctggacatttcacctGCTGGTGGCTGACAGCAATCAGTACTGATTTGAAATTCagtgtgaaaagcagcagggg TTCCTCTGAGCCCCGAGGAGTGACCTGCGGAGCGGCAACTCTCTCGGCAGAGAAGGTCAGAGTGGACCACAGGGAGTACAGGAAGTACACGGTGGAGTGCCAGGAGGACAGTGCCTGCCCAGCTGCCGAGGAGAGGCTGCCCATCGAGCTCGTGGTGGATGCTGTTCACAAGCTCAAGTATGAAAACTACACCAGCAGCTTCTTCATCAGGGACATCA TCAAACCAGACCCACCCAAGAACCTGCAGGTGAAGCCATTAAAGAATTCCCGACAGGTGGAGGTCAGCTGGGAGTACCCCGACACCTGGAGCACCCCACATTCCTACTTCTCCCTGACATTTTCTCTTCAGGTTCAGggcaagaacaagagagaaaag AAAGATAGACCCTTCGTAGACAAGACCTCAGCCCACATCACATGCCACAAGGATGCCGTGATCCGCGTGCAAGCCCGAGACCGCTACTATAACTCACCCTGGAGTGAGTGGGCATCTGTGTCCTGCAGTTAG